A region of the Struthio camelus isolate bStrCam1 chromosome 4, bStrCam1.hap1, whole genome shotgun sequence genome:
GCATAGGATCAGGATAGGGGAAAATCAGTACTGTGCGTGCGGTCAGATCTGCCCCCATCTCGGTTTATAGCAGCCTTGGGTCATGCTGGCCATTCATCATTCAGCTTGCTACAGTATCACTGTGTGCCTGAGACTGGGTGGTAGTCGTGCCAGTTTGTGAAAGATAAGGATTGTCTTCATTGCTCACATGtcaatattttaatgaataatagTTTTTACTTTCCCTAAATACATACTTTTCTTTCAAGTACTGTACAAATGTCCTCAGGTTCTACAAACTGCAGAGGAATGAAATACAGTTTTATAGTGCTAGTAAGGATGCATCTATTGGAGAAGTctgttttaagtaaaaaaaaaaaaaaaaaaaaaaattgtattaatttACACAGACAACACATGAATCTTCTTCTCTCAGGCTCTCCTGACCTCTACGCTTCCTTATCCTTTCAATGAAGAACTCCAAGGGATTGCAAATGCATCTGGAATTCCTTTGGGTAATGTTTTTCAATGTTTCATTAACATAATAGAAAATTAGGAATCTGGACtcgttaaaaattaaatatatttaggactcattaaatatatttaggtcttgttcaatatatttaaCAGTTTGCAGTTCAGTTGTATTCAGCTGTCACTTTAACAACTGAATTATGaattaaataagtaaaaaaacCAAATTGCATCTCATACTAAATCAAAACAGTATTTAGAAGAGAATGGCAATAAATTACATAACTCTTTCATCAGATTGAGACTTTTCTACATAGCTGTAGCTTTTTACCTCTGAGCTTTGGGAACTGGAGCGTTTCAGCTTCTGGACACTAAAATTCAGGGGCTGCCTGAATGAGGAGGGTGGCTCTATGTACGTTCCTGTGCATTCCATGTCTGCTCTCAACATGCCAAGGAGGCAAGACTGACTTTCACACTGtactttcccccccccaaaatgctcaccgcatcttcttccccttttcccccgcTAAGGGAACAAAGTTCCAAGCAAGTATTAGACACTGATTTCTTCCAGAATCTAGACAGAGAAGGTCCACAGgcctgtttcttcctctttcttctgtttatgcAGTACATATGTGAGAGCTTTTGGCTGGCAGCATGGGAATACTGGTACATGTAGCAACTTGTgtataaactatttttttaaagtgagttttAAAGTTTGTATACTTTGTAGACACTTTGAAGCTTCTGGAGAAGGAAATCATAGTCACTGTCTGCTTTCTGTATGGTAAGGCAGAAGGCCAAGAGATTCTAATCCTTCTATTTGCCTTTCTGGAAGCTCTTGATTTGTATCATTTCATGAATCAAATGAGATCTAAATAGAAATTCTGAAGAGAAATGTAGAATGATGTGTCTTGCAGTAAGCTTTTTTAATCATTGTGctgtatttgcaaaagaaaaaaaccctcattctTGAACTTTTTCTTCTCGTTCTAGgggaaattgttatttttaacatcttCTATGAAATTTTTACTGTATGTACATCAATAGTGGCAGAAGATAAAACAGGTAATGCATAGTCTTTCTGTGTTTGTCCTATGTAGGGAAGGATCCACCTCACTTACAGAATACAGTCCTCCTCAAGTGCAGGAAAGCGGTTTAGGAGAAGAGACTAAAAGCAATGATAATGAAAAGGTATACCACCTTGAGAGGGAATAGAGATGACTGGAGtcttaagtttaaaaagaaaaaaagaaactacaaaGAAGGAGATATCTTTTTACTATATAGCCTTTGCCTTTCTATGGAAAAGAAACACCAACCAAACACCTGATGTTTTTTCAGTGTTGTGAAGGGTTCCAGAGCAATTTATTTTGTATCTAGTTTCTAGCTGTGGCAAATGTGTGGTGCTAGAGAAAATTAACTAAACTCCTTTCTTAAAACAGACTCTCCATTCTCTTAATCACATCAGCAGCCCTTGTCTGCATCTGGTCCAATTGAGGAAACTTCAGAAGGATTCTCAGAGAGCTTACAAAAggcttgctttcaaaaaaaagaaagctggagtTATTATCAATGTATATAGTTAATATGAAAAGCATCTGATGCTCAGCTGGACAGTAATTTAAAAGATTACTTGATTTCAATTATGACAAAACATTTGattcaaaacaaagcttttttctgtctttatacaaaataaatatttgtcttttgtaTAAAACATACAATGGTATTTTTACTATTTACCGATATGTGTTTATTTCCTAAGCTGAAACTTATATCcctttctaaagaaaattatatatatatattttactacaGGGAAGCTGTACCATGCCAGAAACTTGGATTTCGGGCTCTTTCTTGGGTAAGTACCTAAGATGGTGTCtattgggtttaaaaaaaaaaaaaaaaagaaaaaagaaagctagcTAGCTGAACTTGGAATTTGTACATACTTTCTCTGAGAATAAATGAGGAATTGGATGTTATTGAAAACTGTGGCAAGCAGTTCTGCATTGTATACTCTAAAAAGGGCTAGAATAAGCAAAAGGTTTTTCTGCTGATCTCATGTGAAACTGCTTTGCATTTTTCAGGAATGACTTTGGAAAGCAGTTGTGTTTAGTGCTCCTTAGTGCTTTCTCAGCTGCAGTTAAACCTGTCTAGAATTTTTATAGAAAAGAACAGTGCATGTAACCTTATCTTAAAGGCACAATATACCTTGTTGTTTAAGTGATGTGACAGAAGCATCAGTTTTGGTGTACACACTGTCTTTTCTGAAGTAATCTAGATTGTTACTGCTCCATGCTTTAATGACATCTCCTATCATTCATTGTTTCTACTCTGAATCTACGGTGATTTGTATTCCCTTGATCTAGCGTTATCATCTATTTAGATATGATACTATATTTGTCTCCACTTAATCTTCTTTTGAATACTCTGCAGTTTGTTGATTAGCGCTAAGTTCTCTTAGtgctctcctgctctcctttcATGCCTCATAATCGGGTTTttcagggtttgtttttgttATCCCAGTATATTTTGTAATGTCACTTACCCAGATGATTCTTAATGCCCAGTTGGAATTTAAGTGTTCATCTTCATTAAAATTCTCATTTGCCTAACAGAAACTCACATATGGACAACTGTGACTCCATCTATCCCTTGATTAGCCACGTGTTGAACTGTTCTCCTTTTGTCAGAAAGACTGGGGACATGttccctgaaaataaaaaaaaaaaactttaaaaagttgttCTTAGAACTTTGTTTCCAGAGAATTTAATTGTCTAATAAAGTGATCCTTAGCACCCCCTGAAATACACACTCAGCAGAAAAAGCTTCTCTGGATAATTTTGCAAACTAGAATTGGGTCTTCCCTTCAACTGAAACAAATACAAtggtatttgtttctgttttctccctttgaaaaataaaaatttggtgTGGCTGGATCATTCTGCACCAGGAACAAACTACACACGCTTTCAAGATTCAGTAGGTTTGGTGACCGAAGCAGTACCTCTAGCTACTACCTCCACTTGCCAGTAGGAGTAGAACAGTTGTGTGTGTCCAAAATAAGCAAGCTATACAGTTGGTGCCTTTTAATTCTCAATGGTATATGTACTGTTGGCTTGCACAAAACTTGATTCTTTTCATAGACTGCATATGTGTTAAGACTTCCTAGCTGGCCCTTGCTTCTGTTGTTTAGGTAACTACCTAGCAGTGGTGGGTTTGGGGTTCTGAGTAAGATCAGAGGACAGGCATCACACACAGGAGGTACAAGTTTTATGGTTGGAAATGTTAAAAGCTACTGAGCGGGGCGGGTATTTCAAATGTTGTGCCATCTTCTACAGGTGGGACGTTAAAAATAATTCCTGGACTGTAACTCAGGAACTGAAGCCCATAGTGGTAAACCTGGACTTCCAGAGAAACAACAAAACAGTATTTAAGTCTACAAATTTTGCAGGATATATAGGCATGGTGTCTGGAGTCAAACCAGTAAGTATGGGAGGCTTTTTGTCAATGAGTTAATAATGCTTCAGACTTTCCTTCAAGATACGAACTGTCCTCCTTTAATCCTCTGCCCTGAGCTCTTAACTGTTCCAGTACGTAACATAGATACCTGAAGAAATGTAGAAAACAGTGctgctctttttcttctaaaaggaaATTGCCTGAATAAAATAGTTATGTTTGGACAGTTCTTAAAGAGCACTTCAAAAACGTTGGATTCCAAATGGACAGACAGTAGTAGTGAATACAGACTAAATGTTTCCTCAAGTGGTTGGTATTTCTTGCTAGCAAATAGAAAGAAATTGCTGTGTTCCTAGAGTAGAAACGGCATATTTGAGTGCTATTTTAAGTATCTCTCCCTTGGAAAAGGAGGCCAAAAGGAGGCCTACATTGTAATTGTTTTTTAGGCCCCTTAAATCTGGATTTTTATCTAGACCTTGAAAACTAACAGTACAAAACTACACCAGGTGGGTATAGTGGGTGTATATGTTtgtgtgagggggtgtgtgtgtgtgtgtgtgtgtatgtgtatatagagAGGTAGagagtgtgtgtttatgtatacatatacatctccctctctctgtgtctctttctctctctctctctgtctccagcTTACCACAGTTCCATTTCTCTGTATGCTCAGCTCTGTCATGGTGGTTGGCCCTCTTCATAATAGAGTAAATTTCTGGCATAAATCCCTATTTTGTCTTCTATTCCCAATAAATTGACAAGACTCCATCCTGAAAATGATCCAGTGTAGGTGCATGCCATAGGAGAGGATACGGGCAAACACTCTAGTTAGAGAAGACTGGGATTAGAGTTTGAATTGTATGTTGTAAGTAGCGCACATTAAATTGTATACAGCTGTATGCCCATGTGAACAACACTAACATATCAGGGTTCACTTAGCACTGGAACTTAAGAATTTGCCTTCAAATTGGAGTAGTATTTAGAGGTTTGAAAACAAGGTTACATAGAGCAGGGGAGGAGAAACTAGTAATTCAGTGATGCAACAAGgtgcaaaagaaaaatcaccATAGGTTTGACTTGCTAGCATAAACCCATAGCTTGCTAGGTTGCTATGCTGAGTAAAGAAACTATGAACCGTCATTTCTGCTTACTTGGAGATTAACAAGCTGGTTCTCGGTGTGGGCTTGCTCTTGCAGCCCCTTATTCAAAAGCTAATAATCTAATGAACACACAGCTGGATTGGTGTGTAAATTACAATGTTGCCTTTGTTTATTACTGATACTAATGCTGGCAAGGGATGAGGGTTGATTTGTTTAATACTTTTCAGGACACATTCACTCTGACAATGAATGAACGTTTCAGCCTTGATGGTGGTTATATTGGTGAGTAATGctcctttctttattttaacGCAAGTTTTCCAGACCTTAGGTGTACCAGTTACCTTAATAAGAAGTCACACAAATGGTGAAAAGATTCCAGATGAGTAAGATAAAAACAGTTCACTTTAAAGGCTATGAAAGCTAGACCAGCATGACAGAAGcttatgaaaacaaattattatAAGCAGTGATATTTTGCAGGAATATTTGAATGGTTTCTTGGTAGAAGAGATGGTATGTGGATGGGCTTTCTTACCAGGACAGTACTAGAGAACGCTACAAGGtattgcactttttttcctctatttcacTCTTAACTTGTTTTGCTCCTTACTGGCATGCATACTGTAGGTAGATGTCTCATATTAAGTATCTAAGGAAAATACCTGTATCATAGTAGTCTTAACATTAAACAGTTCCTGTCTTTGCTGATACTTCATGtcaggggtggggaaggggaagcaTGGCATATGATTTCCTTTAAAactcctcagatttttttttttaaatgaaactactGGCATCTGAATGCATGACGGTATTCTGCATCAAAACATATCCAACAGTTAGTAGCATAGGGTAGGAAATAACCAGAATTAATGCTCTGATGCAGTAAATGAATTAGATGGAATATAACACTGCTAGAGTACATCATCACTGTATTCctgtttttcatattaaaaaaaaaaaaaagcgtgcaaGGAACACCTCCCAACAACCTTACTTTAAGTACAAACTGAGTGGAGAAGCTTTGCCTAAGTGTGTTCTTTCATTATGATGCAGTCCCTGTGTATGTgtctgaaggggaaagaaaggtttAACTGCCCAAATTTTTCATGGGTCTGAAACTAGTTCTTCAGTACTTGAACCATTTATAGCATTTAATAGTCCAAAACGTTATTGTTATCTGCAGCTACCAGGATGCAAAAGACAAATTGTCAAAAACACGACTGTTGGCTCCAGCTTACTTTATATTAGGTGGAAAAAATTCTGGAGAAGGCTGTGTGATAACTCGTTCCAGGACAGCTACTCTGGATATCTGGGAGTGAGTATGCTTGACCTGACCTGACTCTCTGGAAAAGGACAGGTTCCACTGGTAACTGTGTCCTGTGTCTCTTGTGACCTCTCCTGTGTAAGAATTCAGTTCTTCAGTATCACTGAAATATACCTGTAGTAGGCCTAAAAAAATCTAGTTTCATAAGCATATTTACTTAGAGAAGTGAAACACAAACAGATACATATCTTTTTCAGCCTTGATATAAAGAAAGGCACATGGTATGTGGTAGAAACAAACTATGATCGCTGGAAGCCTCCACTAATCTTGGATAACCGTAGAACACCTGCAATGAAGTGCCTGAACCAGACACAGCAAGAGGTAAACCTCCTCTGAATACCTAACCTTGCTGTTTTGAAATGCTTAGCTCAAGTTACACCATAGAAGTGATCTGACTTAGCCAGGGATAAGTGGGGCATTTGCAAGCAAAGCTGTAATGACAGAAGTAGCTAATGCTTTTGTGCCAATTTGTCTACGCTTCTGTAGAGTACCAGCTGGCTCTTTACATGAATGTTTCCTAgttctaggctttctccttccctaGCTTGAGGCTTTTCACTGCTCTACTTTTTCAAATACAGGTTTTCtaaaagtgttttcttctgcCACTTATGTAGGGTGATAAACCTGAAGGTACTTTGGGAAATATCAGTGTTTCCTGAACTGTTCTATCACTAGTGAAATTTAACAAACACTGACAGGCAACAGACACTGAAACTCAAGTTTCCCATGTTGTAGTGAGATCTAGCCTGCTCAGGTTTTTTCAATCCATGCTCTTCTGATCTCAAGATGCATTGGTGTCATATATTCTTAAAGCTCTATCTTATTACGTAAGTGAAACATCAGAAAAGTTGCAGCTCTCAGCATTTACACACAGCACAAGGTAAACAAGTTAACATCCACTAACATCAGTGAACTGCTTTCTTTTAGAACATCTCATTACCAACTATCTATGACGTTCTTTCCACAAAGCCTGTCCTCaataaggtaatttttttttctttctcaaatttgaGCAGGGGGAACGTGTAACGTATATATAAGGAGGTGGTCAGCAGTACATTCAGTTTTTACCACACTATTGTACCAGCTTATGGGAAGATTGAGTTAGGTTTGAATTTTTTCCACACGTACATACTGTGCTATTCAGTGGTAGATTTTGAGAGGTGAGTGGATTGCTAGGTAAAAGCatgcatataaaaacaaaaccttCTAAGTTAGAttgtaaaaggaaaatgtaagtGTTAGAATAACAGTTTTTCAAAG
Encoded here:
- the ASAH1 gene encoding acid ceramidase, with translation MAGWGRSRRPGSALLLPPAALLASAALLVLAPDPYGEDCRSKTYPPSGPTFQGHVPTYVINLDLPPSKRWEKLMHDKKTELKTVVQNIKDIANTFFPSGKIVDIVDHKIALLTSTLPYPFNEELQGIANASGIPLGEIVIFNIFYEIFTVCTSIVAEDKTGKLYHARNLDFGLFLGWDVKNNSWTVTQELKPIVVNLDFQRNNKTVFKSTNFAGYIGMVSGVKPDTFTLTMNERFSLDGGYIGIFEWFLGRRDGMWMGFLTRTVLENATSYQDAKDKLSKTRLLAPAYFILGGKNSGEGCVITRSRTATLDIWDLDIKKGTWYVVETNYDRWKPPLILDNRRTPAMKCLNQTQQENISLPTIYDVLSTKPVLNKLTVCTTLMEVYSGHTETYLRECPDPCSPW